aaataataaacagaatttatattcattagcaAGCTGACTTCAAAGACTttgttaatgaaaaatttcattctCATACCTGTTCAAACTTTTCATcgaagaaatattattatccttGTCAATTTGGCTCATTTCTTCTCCCTTATCCAAAACAAAGTACGCcttattaacattatattcGTCCACAATCCCTTGGTACTTTACAAACTTTACACTTTTCAGTCCAATCAATGGTTGGCGAAGTGCAATAATGGCTTCGAGAGGATGATTGTAAACAGCAATGGAGTTGTCGATGCAGTTTTGAATGAGGTTATGAGCGATACGTTGAGAATCGGATGAACCAGTGATTACGACATAATTTCCTTGCAACTTGCATTTAGCACCAGAACGATTTTGAATGTCCTTAATATTTGCACCACCTTTGCCAATTATGTGGGAAATAGAAGAGGTAGGTacttcgatttttttttgcatggTATGAAATTGTTTACAATAAAAGTGCACTATTCAAAGCAGTCGGTTAACAAAGAAACCATACTTAAATGTCAACTGTAAAATAAAGTTACCTCTAGTTAGCCTTGACCAAAACATCCATGCTGTGATACCACTGGTGACATGTTTCATTTGATTGTCAAGTAAAACATAGTACAATGtgttttttggtaaaatattcATGAATTTTATCCAGCGATGATAGCAGTTCTTACTTGATATCAACATTATGATTGCTACTAATTGTTGCTTCAAACATCGGTGGTAGACTTTGAATTTCTCTACCGTGAAATGTTCTAAACAATTAACAGTTGAGATCGTTGCCTAAAAAATCATGCAAGGGGTATTGTTTTATGAAATAGATATTGTTTCCtgaattagtaatttaattaataatcgtTACACATAGGCTTTGataattgtaattttggcATTGTTgaaaaagaactttttttttttacacgttATATCATTTGTTATATGTTCTTGCGACACGGATGAATCCAAacaatttatgataaaaaacgGTTCAATCTGGATTACATAAAATATCAACCCAGATTgatcgaaaatttttttttaggaaatgcCGAATTGTTTGGTAGGTTGTAAATTGGCGAAAAgataagtattttatttttttttgcttcggGAATGCTACTAACgcctttcaattttttttcctttaggACATCTTGGGCTTGTAATTCGGGCTTTTGGGAGACTTggattttaaatttgtaagtTGGAAAGTGAGATTTACTTATTGCCTTGGAAGTTAAGGACAATCCTTTGTTGTTTTCTTAGAAGGAATGGTAAATTTACTTCAAGGAATATTTCTGTAAATTGAATCGCATCGTATGTCGCTCAAGACCAAAAAAAGTGCTTGGCAACGAACCCTTTGTCAATCAACACTTAAAATATGTAGCGCAACGTATAAACAACACTTAACAGTTGAAACTTGAAAACGCATATATTTAGTACGCATTTTAGCTGAAAACGCGTAAAAACAACATTAGTTTAATTGATAAACATCATATATTTTAGTTGAAAACGTGATAATTAACTAATTAGCACGTTTATGAATATGATAACAgctgtttattattatatttattatattcatcatGTTACATTACCGTAAACTAATCTAATATcatataagtaaataattttccaatatctataaataaaaaaaatgaaacgttgTGACATTTCATTGAAACTCGATGAAAACTAAAGAAAATAGCTCTATATTAACATTGTCTAAAGAGCCATTCATCTTGAAATCCTGtgtccaaaattaaaaaaaacagatCGTTAGTTATCGTTTCATTAACCAGAAAATGGCTCTACCATACTCACAATTGTCGAAAAaccacctaaaaaaaagataaataaagaaaaacaaagGAAGAAACACACCGAATCTGGCTTTCAAAGACTAAAGAACAGAAGTTTTAGGATCTGGTATtctacaaaaatataaaaaaagttttttttttaataataaaattttctaaaactaAGAATAATACAAAAAACCTCTCCCCCGAATTCATGTCCAAAAAAGCTGTCTAAAGAATAAACGAACCTCTCCGGATTAAAGATTTGGTAAGCAAACCAAACAATAGCGCTTTGATTTAATCAAAGCAACGATCATCAATAGAAGGAGTCCACTGAAAGGTATCCCAGTTCGTGTCTTTACTGCTACAGGGTTTTCGGCAAAGCAATACTGCAAAAGTATCATTTtagttgaaaaaaatcttagcAGGAAAACGTTCTTACAACATAGCAGTGGTGAGCCCGGATGTAAAGCAACTGTTCTGTGTTTGCCCGAACAAGGTGATTGATTATATGTGTACCAGAAATGCTACCACGAATCGTAGTCCTCCTTCGGGTTCAtgtttatgattttatatttggaAAGATTCCAGTTAATCAACAACATTCTGACATGATGATCCTCAACTTCAGAATAAGACAGAAGACCTACAAGGACGGGGTAGGGTAAAAGGCACTGCATGGGAAATACcaattaataacaatatgGATTCTGAAAGATGAATCGAAGTTCTAACCTGATATGAATCAAATAATACGTACTGGTTATTATGTTGACCAATATTATGGAATGCCTTCAGTACAATAATAATCGGCTCCTGAAATGCCGGTCTTTGGATTAAAAATGGAATGTTCCGCAAGAGTCGTTCTATGACATCTCAACCTATACGAAGAACGGAACgatattctatttattagaatatatttaatgaaattgtaAAGGATTTAGGGTAAATTACTAaagtgaataaataaattaaacaaaactAACCGAAATTCCGTGCGTACAAAGAAATCTAACCaatcatctaaaaaaagaaaaagagaactGTGAGTAACCGTTcgctaaaattaataaattaaaaagaaaaaccaCACTAGATTCTCGCATAGAATCAGTTATCCCATAATCATCTGACAGATAATCTTCATAGTCCGCATGATCCGATTTGATTTTGACGTAGATCCATAAATTTTTACGATATgcataaaaaagttttatcttCCATATAATGTGTCATTTTAGCCTTAGGTTCTTAACGGCAATTCACTGGTCTTTAGAAATTTAAGAGaacttatttaataacttaACCTAAAATGTCTTCTCAAGAATCAAAAGCCCAAACTGTTAAAGATTTTATGGAAGTGTTTCCGGACCTTGTTGAAGAATTTTTGAGAGAAGTTCGTACTAGAAATTTTCCCGAAGAAGCTGTGCAATGGATTAAAAAAGTACATGCAGTTTCATTTAATTCGTGATTTAATTGCAAATTTTGGATCTCTtaccttttttctttaaataattagagttttgatcataatattcaagggggtaagtaaaatttattaattcaaaaattaaaactcTTATTGACGCTTTTTTCAGGAAAGATGAATAGAGGATTGTCAGTTGTTGATACACTCAagattttacaaaatgatcAGTTAACTGCAGAAGAACTCTTTAAGTCTAGAGTTCTTGGCTGGTGTATTGAATGGGTAAGAAATGCAGAAATCATGTTTCATTTGACTATATGAACTAACTTGTAGCGATATCATTTATAGCTTCAAGCATTCTTTCTTGTTGCCGATGACATCATGGATGCATCAATTACGCGTCGTGGAAATCCTTGTTGGTATAAAATGGTAAGGTCTTATGTTTGACTATTTAGAATGTATCTAAATCTTTCACAAAAAACTAATGTTTTATAGGAAGGGGTTGGTATGATTGCAATTAATGATTCTTTCATTTTGGAATCTgcaatttatttctttctgaaaaaatatttccgtCAAGATTCTTATTATGTCGATTTAGTCGAATTATTTCATGAGgtaattaaaggaaaaaaatttttttttttataattacaattttatgcAAACTGATATATTTCATAGATCACACTCGAAACTGAATTGGGACAGCTTTTGGATTTAACTACTGCACCTGAAGATCATGTTGATTTGAGCAAATTTTCGATTGAAAAGTTtgtattatgtaaataatgcTGCTATCTGAATTCTTATAttcatacaaaaaattatttaattaggCACCGATTCATTGTACTTTACAAAACTgctttttattcattttatcttCCAGTAGCGCTTGCAATGCATATGGTAAActatcatatatttatatcattaataagttgaaatttatatttactgtatttacTATTCGTTTTATTCAAGGCTGGAATCAAAAATGAGAAAGCTTTTAAAGCAGCAAAGGATATTTTGTTACCATTGGgtgaatattttcaaattcaagtaagtaaagatttatataattataacgtTATAaaggttttaataatttaacaatttgaTAGGATGATTATCTTGATTGTTATGGAGATCCAGAAGTTATTGGAAAGATTGGAACCGATATTGAGGATAACAAATGTTCTTGGCTTATTAACCAAGCATTAGCAAAAGTATCTCCTGAGCAACGTAAGCTATTAGACgtaagtatataatatatataatattcattttacattttttttttaaaatcttacaaattattattttaggaaAATTATGGAAGGAAAAATCCTAAGAATGTTGCTGTtgttaaacaaatttataagGATCTTGAAATtgagaaattatataaagaatacgAAGAACAATCTTATAGCAggttaaatgatttaattttacaacTAGATGACTCTCTCATTAAACGTCAAGTATTTTATACTTTCATGGatagaatttataaaagaactaaatagatttaataatagttattatatAGGTCATACGATAGTAACTATAGTTATACATgtgacattttattataaattatgtaatgttaaaaaatatcttaaaatagaTGTAACTGTATATATAGTTCATTAcagttatatgaaaatatatttaactgTATATTAAATCTAAACAAAGTTATATGAGTTGCCTTTACAAAACTTGATAATAAATAGATATCCTTCCCAacaaatctaaataaaatgGCTTGATGGATTGACTGTAGAactatgtaattatttatatacctcaatgttgaagaaaaaattttaaattattaacacaaccttattttaataaatatagaataattagaacaatttaaataatgccagaattacaaataaaattacaagtatattcaatacaataatttttattattatactataaaataaaaaataaaatatagtaaacaagataataaatttactaatatagaaataattctaaaagaacaaaaaaaatttgtatatttaaaataataaatataataaacatataaaaataaatgattctGCTAATACAGTCAGATCTCTATATAATTATCAAGTTTTAAATGGtaaatatatagaataattattgaattttataaatctaaattatatttttttaaaattgtaattttgatcaaaaatttttgaattaaattgaaaattttagaataaatttaaagaaaaatcaactttaatttatagttaattaaaaattaataattgtaaaaagatcaaattattaataaaataatctataataatatggtgataatgatataattaatttgtaattataaaaaataggaTTGGATCAGTTTAGTCCaatctaatttaatttcaaaaaaactaaccttttagttaaaatcaGATCAAACCagtttttttgattatttataaagtataattaaattaatatatctttttaaaataattttttttttctttgtaaaggcgcaattatgtttattgataataatgttaaagtaatacaatatatttacaaaagtaaaataaaatacagtcaaaccttgatatagcaaattcttgatatagtgaatttttcagacaattataataaatttcccttcactataacgaattaaccaatcaaatctcttaaaatcttcactatagtCTTATAGCGAAGTTGAGGTCTGGACCCTAGGATTCGTTATAACAAGGGTTGACTGTAAGGTATTCTAAATAAACTTAAACATTATCATGTATCAACATACTGCCCCTTCTAGCAAAATTATCTTTGTCAAAAGTATGATTGAGAAAAATGTTATCAGTTAACTCATTATATGCCTTACGACTGTCCACTTCACTATACAGAAATGCAAGATTGcttgatttaatatattgttctGTTAAAATAGCTACAGTAGGTTTccaaatatattgtaatagaTAGAAGTTAGTTATCATCTTTCCATTATTAAGAAACTTTTACTTATCCATATTAGATTTTAAACCTCTAATTCTGTGACCAATCAGTAActccattttttttgttttcagaGTTAACTTTGTTTCTTTATAATCTCTATAAATCACCCAGTAATTAActgattttttactattgGACGGTTTATAggattttctattattaaaagcAAGTTATTTCATATAACTGATACCTCTCTAAgctgaataaatatattttattaattcatgaaatttttctttaaaaatactttctCTAATGAAACTATCAATGGTTTTTGTATTACCTCTTTTTTCTCTAAAGTTAACTGATTAATAATTGACTAATATTTTTCTAGTAATagaaaatgtaatttattaaagtattttgtTCTCGTCCCTTTAAATATTGGCAATGCAAGTATtacctaaggttgcttgccgaaatcTAGgagtttaggcaagatggcgtttcgccgaaaagcgaaattctgccaaaactatattaaagttatattaaaaaactggcgaaactttgaagaaaggcgaaactgccaaaacttattataaatgccgaaactataataaatctatagtaaaattttgacgaaactaatcataggattttgaagagatTTAGATAAGCAACCTTAGTGTTACcataattagaaatttgaaGATAtgaaatttaacattttaaagctGCCGCCCGAAATTATTTCCTAATTCCGaaataatttcggccagaattttGTTTCCGAAATTCTTCCGAAATCCTGAAATCTTTCCGAAACTCCCGAAATTGTCCGAAACTTCTGATTGGCCTattataaaatcacatgactttataaatttgctaaaattttatctgtATTCTAATTCCATAATTCTGGCTCCGTAGCGATCTTCCTGACACGTGTAGCTTCGTTTTAAGCCTATGTTCAATTTGTGTAACATCAGTGCATAAAGACGCATAATTTCCTTATATGGTATATACGTTACACAAAGCGAACATAGGCTTAAATCGAAGCTACACGTGTCAGGAAGATCGCTACGGAGCCAGAATTATGGTATTAAAATACagttataattttggtaaaaattttaattttggtcacgtgatattataacagccaatcagaatttcggaatagtttcggcatttcggaattaagtatttttcctaaattaattttaccatttcGGTTTCGGCAAATGGTAAAATTCCCTAATTTCGGGCGGCAAGCTTTATAACATTTACATTTTTCCTGTcactaataatttcatatggAAATTTATATCTCTCTATAATTCtgttattatttgtaaacatttgtaattatatattatctttccTTAAAGAGTTAAGATTTAATAAGGCATAAGAATTACCcttataaatattgtataacaCATTCAAACTGGTTATATGTTTGGGTTTATTAGCCCTTAAATATGTAACATTGatagataatctttttttttatcaattattttgaatGAATTCAACACCAAAAATGAAGGAAAGTtgaaaaagttatatattaaaagttgtgaaaattattataaatgatgGTTATAAGCttgtttttaatatctttattcAATTTACTCATCCATCCATATAAGTGAACCAAGCCCTTCTGTTAACTAAAAAAGCACTTACGTTATGGTGAGTCTAATACCcagaaaaacaaaagaaagaaaacaatattttctcaaaaaaCTTGCaagttttttctaaatattgtAGACTGTAAATCAAGAATTCTATTTTTACAAacaaaaatgtattttttagtTACTTTTTTGTGaacttaatttttgaaaattttttgggcgtaaaatctatcaaaaagaatttcagcaataaatcatttttttaaaataattttatataataattattaaatatttactatatataattaaaagaaaaaatttcttaattctaatacaattacttataaattaatagtatattataaagttttatcattattttctttttaatagcattttttatatatatatatataagaaaattcatcttaaaaataaaatttcctttaaattaaacttattaaaagtagattttttaagttaaaaaaactagttaattaattattttttgtataaatttgcaaaaaactaatttttataataaatttttttttaattaaaaagatgatcaattaatcaaattttttgttattcataaattttgttaaaattattattaaatctattttaatgttgtaaattattttttaattaaaaatttaactaaatataatggtttttttattatttaaattaactttacagaaaccttaaatttttgaataataccaaattaatataataatgatattaaatatatatcataataatattgatttgcaaatgatatcattatgatatcataatgatatcattttaatattagttcaatatatcaaaataatattgtaaagaTATTTGcttgaaaaaatatcagattGATATCAtcttaatattgttataataacaataatttttttgaaaaataggaagtaaatataatattaataagatattatttcaatattaattcaatattaatataacatCATAAAgatattactttataattatctaatcaaCATCATACTATCAATATTgacaaaataacaaattgacattattttaatattattagagtaataataaattttttaataaatgcaatattgatataatattattttaatattcattcaatatcaaaataatatcataaagatattactttataattatctaattgacatcttatcaatattaacaaaatagcgaatcaatattattttgatattgttgaaataataaatttttaaaaatgtactagtataaatatatattgatataatatcatttcaatattaatttagtatcaaaaagatattataaagatattattacttttaaaaatattaatattattaaattcaattttacaatattttaataatttgtaatctaatttaaaaagttaaggAACAAATTGCCACTCAACTGGAAAACTTTAATAATGCCAATTTATGCAAATTATCGCTAAAAATGGCTAATACTAGGTCATCCTGTAGCCTACTACTAAGATAAggtttacatataaaactttttgaagattctactataaaaggaaattttatgttatattgttatgatttttttcctttttagtcaattaaccaatagaatttaagcaaaTCCTAAGAtaactttacagaaactttaagttttcaagtaatattattttgatattattttgatattatttcaatatcaatttaatatcgatacgatattgaaataaaatattattactttaatatcaaaatgatatcgaaatagtatcaaaatgatatcaaaatgataatagaaataatatcaaaacaacatctttaagtttaatttaaaaatgtcatttcaatgttatcattttaattatcatttcaatatcatttcaatatcaatttaatatcgaaatgatatcaaaatgataatactttattttaatatcatattgatattaaatcaatattgaaataatatcaaaataatatcaaaattagtAGTGTTCCGCATGAATCAAATTTCTCCTCTGAAATTCGATTCAATTTAGACTCGATTTGGACTCGATTCGACccccaaaaattattatctcaggatccagtgatccaattttaatgatcttttttttaatcgatagGCCTCGTTGCcctgatcaaaataaaaaaagatcatcgAAATCGGACCGCTAGATCAAAAGATATTCACAAAATACGTTTTTCTTATTCAGGAGCAATCAGGGTCACACCGTGTCATGAATCAATTCGTGCGGAAtactaatcaaaataatacCGTTAAGATAAACTTAACGATATTGAttctatattaattaaaaatgttaagtttctgtaaagaagATTTTATATGAAAGTGAAATTTCTACTAATAACATATCTTAGTAGTAGGCGGGGTCCTACTACAACATAACACTATTTGGTTAACTacaaaacaattaaataaatagggtattgctaaatatcaccagtggCAGTATTGTACAGCGGATAATATCCGCCAAAATTTGCCAGACACAGACATTTCAGAACATATCCAGAATTTTCATCTGATCACATGTCCCATATTACCGTTATCAACCGGGACATGTCCTACCATTTTTGAGGTTGTCCAgcacaataattatattttcgcTGGTCTGCGCTAAGccacaaataatttttttcaaatatgccATTTCTGTCTATACTAActaaatatattgttaaaacAGAAGAAAAGGTTAATAAAAGTAATCTTAAAACCTTTTGTAAAGTATGTATAGAAGTGCTTGGAAAAGAAGAGGGACGtaagattttattttcaaataaaacagACTGAATAGTTCAACATTTCAAAAAATGTACACATTTTCTTGCCAAGTCAAATGAAGAAGAACGAATGGTAATTTTTGCACTTTCACGAAGCAAAGAAACAGATACTAATGTTGTTTCAAGCTTAATTCCTAGTAAAAGAtcacataaatattttaaacttttatttttataaattattttgtataattatattgtttaaataaaaattacttttataattattattttagtcgTAGATACTATATCATCACAACAATCATCAAAACCACCATCTCTAAGGTTGCGGACGAAACTCTATAGTAAACGTGAAACTTgacaaaactatattaaaatattaataaaaatttggcgaAACTTGactataaaaatcatataaaatgacaaaactataataaactcttataaaaaaattaacgaaaTTGAGGTTTAGATATTTTGCCAAATTCAAAAACCAGTTTAACCCGCAACCTTAATCATCTCACAAAATAATCAATTGGTCTTCATATTACGGACTTATGGATAATGTTATTGTTCAAAGTCTATCTAaggaagattttaaaaattccatatgtTACTACTTTGACTTACAGTTTCTTATGGATGGGCATTATCATGGATCAATAATCCTAAAGCAAAGGAAttgtttgaatttttaaatcctTTTCTTAAGTTGCCTGACTGTTGTGTTCTTAGTGG
The Rhizophagus irregularis chromosome 22, complete sequence DNA segment above includes these coding regions:
- a CDS encoding Farnesyl pyrophosphate synthetase, with the protein product MSSQESKAQTVKDFMEVFPDLVEEFLREVRTRNFPEEAVQWIKKSFDHNIQGGKMNRGLSVVDTLKILQNDQLTAEELFKSRVLGWCIEWLQAFFLVADDIMDASITRRGNPCWYKMEGVGMIAINDSFILESAIYFFLKKYFRQDSYYVDLVELFHEITLETELGQLLDLTTAPEDHVDLSKFSIEKHRFIVLYKTAFYSFYLPVALAMHMAGIKNEKAFKAAKDILLPLGEYFQIQDDYLDCYGDPEVIGKIGTDIEDNKCSWLINQALAKVSPEQRKLLDENYGRKNPKNVAVVKQIYKDLEIEKLYKEYEEQSYSRLNDLILQLDDSLIKRQVFYTFMDRIYKRTK